The Butyrivibrio sp. AE3004 genome contains a region encoding:
- a CDS encoding MATE family efflux transporter produces MKQIILFFLPLLWGNLFQQLYSLVDSIIVGKGISDQALAAVGATGTLNFLILGFVVGMTRGFGISFAQSFGKDDMTLLNAYIRAAKKLSITFGIIFTIVCVSLLNMMLSFMKTPDDIFEDAYKYFIVILLGIVVTVMNNLEITILQSLGDSKTPLTAMISSSLVNIMLDIILIMAFNTGVAGAAVATVVSQFISYLLCLKKIKNIGFLNLGKEAKEPLALSFELMRIGIPVALMNSVTAVGAMILQYFVNLMGSAYVAAYSACMKFASLFEQFGMSVGLSMMTFVGQNKGAGKIDRIRLGVRQGILISTVVNLPISMLMIFFPGTLARMLLTDNTIIDYCTDFMPIMGISFLALGWLFVYRYSVQGLGNTFIPMLSGGLEVIMRLAFGFSVGRKGFRGIAVSEVSAWIAAFIMLMVTYYVLINQKSKGRS; encoded by the coding sequence ATGAAACAGATTATACTGTTTTTTTTGCCTTTATTATGGGGTAATCTTTTTCAACAATTATATAGTCTGGTGGATAGTATCATAGTTGGCAAAGGAATTTCAGATCAGGCGCTGGCAGCTGTCGGTGCGACCGGGACACTAAATTTCCTTATACTTGGTTTCGTTGTTGGAATGACAAGGGGATTTGGTATTTCTTTTGCCCAAAGTTTTGGAAAAGATGATATGACGCTTTTGAATGCATATATTAGAGCAGCCAAGAAACTGAGCATTACATTTGGAATAATATTTACAATTGTCTGTGTTTCTCTTTTAAATATGATGCTTTCGTTCATGAAAACACCGGATGATATCTTCGAAGATGCGTATAAATATTTTATTGTTATCTTGCTGGGAATTGTAGTAACAGTAATGAATAACCTTGAGATTACCATTCTTCAGTCTTTGGGAGATTCAAAAACACCGCTTACAGCGATGATTAGTTCATCACTTGTAAACATAATGCTGGATATCATTTTGATAATGGCATTTAATACAGGGGTAGCCGGAGCTGCCGTGGCAACAGTCGTTTCGCAATTTATCTCCTACCTTTTATGTTTAAAGAAGATAAAGAATATCGGCTTTTTAAATTTGGGGAAAGAAGCAAAAGAGCCTTTGGCATTATCTTTTGAACTTATGAGAATTGGTATCCCTGTGGCTTTAATGAATTCTGTAACTGCAGTCGGAGCTATGATATTACAGTATTTTGTTAATCTTATGGGTAGTGCATATGTTGCTGCGTATTCAGCGTGCATGAAATTCGCATCACTATTTGAGCAGTTCGGCATGTCAGTAGGTCTCTCAATGATGACCTTTGTGGGACAAAACAAGGGAGCTGGGAAAATTGATAGGATACGTTTGGGGGTCAGACAAGGAATTTTAATATCTACGGTAGTAAACTTGCCCATATCTATGCTTATGATTTTTTTTCCTGGTACTCTCGCCAGAATGTTATTAACAGATAATACGATAATTGATTACTGCACGGATTTTATGCCGATCATGGGAATAAGCTTTTTGGCTTTGGGGTGGCTGTTTGTATACAGATACTCTGTTCAGGGACTGGGAAATACTTTTATTCCAATGCTTTCAGGTGGATTGGAAGTGATTATGAGGCTGGCATTTGGTTTTTCTGTAGGTAGAAAAGGTTTTAGAGGGATAGCGGTTTCTGAGGTGTCTGCATGGATAGCAGCGTTCATAATGCTCATGGTAACTTATTATGTTTTAATAAATCAAAAATCCAAAGGCAGAAGTTGA
- a CDS encoding GNAT family N-acetyltransferase: MVTYYDDGIIRIRSMIPEDAQVLYDTYFLYGWHPSIATYENYYKEQEDGKRFVFIAEYDGRVSGQCTLVMNPTEGPLGNQGYPEIEDLTVFFDVHNKGIGNRLLDAVEKEASKVSNRVYLAVGVHSGYGPAQRMYVKRGYNFDGSGVWYKGKQLEQYAPCINDDDLLLYMIKDV; encoded by the coding sequence ATGGTTACATATTATGATGACGGAATTATAAGAATTAGGAGTATGATTCCTGAAGATGCTCAAGTCCTTTATGATACATATTTTTTGTATGGTTGGCATCCTTCTATAGCTACATATGAAAATTATTATAAAGAACAGGAGGATGGTAAAAGATTTGTTTTTATTGCAGAGTATGATGGCAGAGTCTCAGGACAATGTACGCTAGTTATGAATCCTACAGAGGGCCCTTTGGGAAATCAAGGCTATCCTGAAATCGAAGATCTGACAGTTTTCTTTGATGTTCATAATAAGGGTATCGGAAATAGGCTTTTGGATGCTGTTGAGAAAGAAGCTTCTAAAGTTTCCAATAGAGTATACTTGGCAGTTGGGGTTCATTCAGGATATGGGCCAGCCCAGAGAATGTATGTAAAAAGAGGTTACAATTTCGATGGCAGCGGAGTTTGGTATAAAGGAAAGCAATTAGAACAGTATGCACCATGTATCAATGACGATGACCTTTTACTTTATATGATTAAAGATGTTTAA
- the crcB gene encoding fluoride efflux transporter CrcB, with the protein MNFLFVALGGALGAVARYAISLIPVKTYFPVLTLITNILGAILIGFVVGITSNREGVSENVILFWKTGVCGGFTTFSTFSLEAFNLFEKKQYMIGGLYVALSCCCCIFGILCGKKLATIIRP; encoded by the coding sequence ATGAATTTTCTGTTTGTAGCACTTGGAGGTGCTTTAGGTGCAGTAGCACGATATGCTATAAGTCTGATACCTGTTAAGACTTATTTTCCGGTATTAACTCTTATAACAAATATCCTCGGAGCCATACTAATTGGATTTGTTGTTGGAATTACAAGTAATCGAGAAGGGGTATCAGAAAATGTTATTCTCTTTTGGAAGACAGGAGTATGCGGAGGCTTCACTACATTCTCCACATTTTCTCTTGAAGCATTCAATTTGTTTGAGAAGAAACAATATATGATTGGTGGATTATATGTGGCACTTAGTTGTTGTTGCTGTATATTTGGAATCCTATGTGGAAAGAAACTTGCGACTATAATAAGACCTTGA
- a CDS encoding alpha/beta fold hydrolase, with protein sequence MIEKVLHSESGNVYYWISDIIKKETLSLFFMHGLTASHELFIRQIGYFEKDYNVIAWDAPAHGMPRPYYDFSYEKAANDAVKVITKKYYTEEI encoded by the coding sequence ATGATCGAAAAGGTACTTCATTCGGAATCAGGAAATGTGTATTATTGGATTTCAGATATAATTAAAAAAGAAACATTATCATTATTTTTTATGCATGGTTTAACAGCGAGTCATGAGTTGTTTATAAGGCAGATAGGATATTTTGAAAAAGATTATAACGTAATTGCGTGGGATGCTCCGGCACATGGAATGCCGAGACCATACTACGATTTTTCATATGAGAAAGCTGCTAATGATGCGGTTAAGGTTATTACAAAGAAATATTACACAGAAGAGATCTGA
- a CDS encoding SGNH/GDSL hydrolase family protein, which produces MNYKRLTAILCAGAFITLSGCGAAETKKEEISIEQEAVPKTDSVDVMEKQEDEGVEQEMVIVSAKDAVLDGCIFKDTEAEKAICYSEDDGCIIGLGEFSSASYNLKDIVPGNYDIYLNVSKASGMVCGSTPVTVSVNGGSVYIPTVAVQPPSAEQMSADGEPIYQQDMGLFLVEANVTLGADDTIIIGGVPGNEFKNNDVYTSAMPAIGDLALYPAGTEVEQGYKGSTFTLSSKEKDPSDPLSGLNIAWLGSSVTYGLGANGYSMADEIAANHDATVSNKYAISGTTLADYASPRSLPTDGEGSHGSYVHRLEMLDTNQDYDLFIVQLSTNDATGGIPMGEISADTDINNQDTKTVIGAMEYIIAYVRKNWGCPVMFYTGTKYESEQYGDMVEALLLLKEKWGIGVIDLWNNEEMNTIDEDTRSAYIYEDGIHPLKDGYVKWWTPVFEKEITEYLTSK; this is translated from the coding sequence ATGAATTATAAAAGATTGACGGCAATTTTGTGTGCAGGTGCATTTATTACGCTGTCAGGATGCGGAGCAGCAGAAACAAAGAAAGAAGAGATCTCGATTGAACAGGAAGCTGTCCCAAAAACAGATAGTGTGGACGTAATGGAAAAACAGGAGGATGAAGGAGTGGAACAAGAGATGGTAATTGTTTCAGCAAAGGATGCGGTACTTGATGGCTGTATTTTCAAGGATACTGAAGCTGAGAAAGCTATCTGTTATAGTGAAGATGATGGCTGTATTATCGGGCTTGGTGAATTCTCATCCGCATCATACAATTTAAAGGACATAGTTCCAGGGAATTATGATATATATCTGAATGTTTCAAAAGCCTCTGGAATGGTATGCGGATCAACTCCGGTTACGGTTTCAGTAAATGGAGGCTCTGTATATATTCCTACTGTTGCTGTTCAGCCTCCCAGTGCAGAGCAGATGAGCGCTGATGGCGAACCTATTTATCAGCAGGACATGGGATTATTTCTTGTGGAAGCGAATGTAACCTTAGGGGCTGATGATACGATCATTATTGGCGGAGTGCCGGGTAATGAATTTAAGAATAATGATGTATATACATCTGCCATGCCTGCGATTGGGGATTTGGCTCTATATCCTGCAGGAACTGAAGTAGAGCAGGGATATAAAGGAAGTACATTTACTTTATCAAGCAAGGAAAAAGATCCCTCCGACCCGCTAAGCGGACTCAATATAGCATGGCTTGGATCATCAGTTACTTATGGGCTTGGGGCAAATGGATATTCGATGGCGGATGAAATTGCTGCAAATCATGATGCAACAGTATCTAATAAGTATGCAATTTCCGGGACAACGCTTGCTGACTATGCTTCGCCAAGATCGCTACCGACGGATGGAGAAGGCTCTCATGGTTCTTACGTCCATCGATTGGAGATGCTTGATACAAACCAGGATTATGACCTGTTTATTGTTCAGCTGTCTACTAACGATGCAACAGGCGGAATTCCGATGGGAGAGATTTCAGCAGATACTGACATAAATAACCAGGATACGAAGACTGTTATCGGAGCAATGGAATACATTATCGCATATGTCCGGAAAAACTGGGGATGTCCTGTAATGTTCTACACTGGGACAAAGTATGAATCTGAGCAGTATGGTGATATGGTTGAAGCTTTGCTCCTGCTAAAGGAGAAGTGGGGAATTGGTGTCATAGATTTATGGAACAATGAAGAAATGAACACCATTGACGAGGATACACGCAGTGCATATATATATGAAGATGGCATCCATCCACTAAAGGATGGATATGTTAAATGGTGGACACCTGTATTTGAGAAAGAAATCACAGAATATCTTACTTCTAAATGA
- a CDS encoding MBL fold metallo-hydrolase yields the protein MDQFTKKNITEKIICITDVTKVHMYLVLGTDRAALIDTGTGAGDLWGYVRAITSLPLTVILTHGHCDHAGGAALFEEVYLPDEDMELVKIHASMNRKIEYIGFSGGADFPINMICGERDKPYLSLTDGMEFDLGGITLKALRLAGHTKGMTCILFKEDRIMLMGDACNPATFLWDEESLTTTEYLRNLEGFRRWDHMYDRVLLSHGDELFCKKEIIEGAIEVCNEIIAGKDDKIPFRFMDYQGLRMAKAIDPLTMQRIDNGLGNIVYNIKKIS from the coding sequence ATGGATCAATTTACAAAGAAAAATATAACAGAAAAAATAATATGCATTACAGATGTGACAAAGGTGCATATGTACCTGGTACTGGGGACAGACAGGGCAGCACTGATAGATACAGGAACAGGAGCAGGAGACCTTTGGGGATATGTACGGGCAATAACAAGTCTTCCGTTAACAGTTATTCTTACACATGGGCATTGTGACCATGCAGGAGGGGCAGCTCTTTTTGAAGAAGTATACCTGCCAGATGAGGATATGGAATTAGTGAAGATTCATGCCTCTATGAACAGAAAAATAGAATATATCGGATTTTCCGGCGGAGCAGATTTTCCTATAAATATGATCTGTGGAGAGCGGGATAAGCCTTACCTTTCTCTTACAGATGGCATGGAATTTGACCTTGGCGGTATTACATTAAAGGCATTAAGGCTTGCGGGGCATACAAAAGGTATGACATGCATACTATTTAAAGAGGATCGAATAATGCTTATGGGAGATGCATGTAACCCCGCAACCTTCCTCTGGGACGAGGAATCCCTTACAACAACTGAATATCTTAGAAACCTTGAAGGGTTCAGGAGATGGGATCATATGTATGACCGCGTACTCCTGTCTCACGGAGATGAGTTGTTCTGTAAAAAAGAAATCATTGAAGGGGCGATAGAGGTATGCAATGAGATAATAGCAGGTAAGGATGACAAGATACCATTTAGGTTCATGGATTACCAGGGACTTCGTATGGCGAAGGCCATTGATCCTTTGACAATGCAGCGTATAGATAACGGGCTTGGGAATATAGTTTATAACATTAAGAAAATCAGCTAA
- a CDS encoding MFS transporter produces the protein MNTTATLEKPKAISEKPSLMEKIIYGSGDVGLNAIYTLFSSYVMFFYTDVIGMNAAIIGMTIMFCKIFDGVSDIIAGNLIDKNKGKGGHCIPVLTKWTIPMILTVILVFLVPNASLVIRVAYIFITYNLFNTIMYTYVGLAHQTLPTYVTKDNVESGQMFVFKMLFAAITQTIMAMAILPMVNFFGGQTDQWAWVKAIMVFGLAGCFFLYLNVAFVKERVENENPSGNILEGLKAAFKNKYWILGTLASLFTNFILTFNLAISVYYLNQVVGDMNLMGTFVMMCNLPGIVVMLIMPSVMHKLSKRKMVIIGTAIMLIAQIVFIIAPSDNVTILMATALIRGIGFSFPMGLVSALIGESIEYGELKSGVRAQGILFSASTLTGKISGGLLTSIFGVFLTAVHYDGLATVQAPEAITGINWFFKLLPLLFMIGILIIMAFWNVEKDTEKLRAAKA, from the coding sequence ATGAATACTACGGCAACACTGGAAAAGCCTAAAGCGATATCTGAAAAACCATCGCTAATGGAAAAGATCATCTATGGTTCAGGAGATGTGGGACTCAATGCAATTTATACGTTGTTTTCGTCCTATGTAATGTTTTTTTATACTGATGTCATTGGAATGAATGCAGCAATCATCGGTATGACCATTATGTTCTGCAAGATATTTGATGGGGTATCGGATATCATAGCAGGAAATCTTATAGATAAAAATAAGGGTAAAGGCGGTCACTGCATACCGGTTCTTACCAAGTGGACAATTCCCATGATTCTTACTGTAATTCTGGTATTTCTTGTACCAAATGCAAGCCTTGTGATAAGAGTTGCATATATCTTTATTACCTATAATCTGTTCAATACTATCATGTATACATATGTGGGACTTGCCCATCAGACACTCCCTACCTATGTTACAAAGGATAATGTTGAAAGTGGCCAGATGTTTGTTTTCAAGATGCTCTTTGCGGCAATTACACAGACCATAATGGCTATGGCAATCCTTCCAATGGTTAATTTCTTTGGTGGTCAGACAGACCAGTGGGCATGGGTAAAGGCAATCATGGTTTTTGGACTTGCTGGATGCTTCTTCCTTTATCTTAATGTTGCTTTTGTAAAGGAAAGAGTTGAAAACGAGAATCCTTCCGGAAATATTCTTGAGGGTCTTAAGGCTGCTTTTAAGAATAAATACTGGATACTTGGAACACTTGCTTCCCTTTTTACAAACTTCATATTGACATTCAATCTTGCAATCTCTGTATATTATCTCAATCAGGTAGTAGGTGATATGAACCTCATGGGAACATTTGTAATGATGTGCAATCTTCCCGGAATAGTAGTAATGCTTATAATGCCTTCTGTGATGCACAAACTTAGTAAGAGAAAGATGGTAATTATTGGAACAGCGATAATGCTTATTGCACAGATTGTGTTTATTATTGCACCTTCTGATAATGTAACAATTCTTATGGCTACAGCACTTATAAGAGGAATAGGCTTTTCGTTCCCTATGGGATTGGTTTCTGCACTTATTGGTGAAAGCATAGAGTATGGCGAACTTAAGTCCGGTGTTCGCGCGCAGGGAATATTGTTCTCGGCAAGCACGCTTACAGGAAAGATTTCAGGAGGTCTTCTTACATCAATCTTTGGAGTGTTCCTTACAGCAGTGCACTATGATGGCTTAGCTACTGTACAGGCTCCGGAGGCTATAACGGGCATAAACTGGTTCTTCAAGCTTCTACCGCTTCTGTTCATGATAGGAATACTTATAATCATGGCATTCTGGAATGTTGAGAAGGATACTGAAAAGCTCAGAGCAGCAAAGGCATAA
- a CDS encoding GH39 family glycosyl hydrolase — MSGITIDTVKYKYDHYEEGVQIHEDMEILYILSGRMAVFNDERNFVLGTEDFIVINPFERHEMYRDKGCHAFSLFIPLDILISYNVGQIGCCSTISGKNVSYYPAIRKHLAQVVRYLLQHSHEQNDMFAESNLLQFLAILKTYFPGESEVLKNRKDLAPILLFIHERYRNQISAQRVADHFHFSQGYFSKYFEKSIGKPFSVYIRDLRLLHARNLLMTSDKQIIDIAADSGFDNVNTFISNFRDKYGMTPAKYRKSGVQVVFDVDERNLLDEKNSRTQLYSLLRHASDSETGNTVNNQRNMEIVCDVNKDRIDTISESAFIMLNMGYAIGLMDKENQIAASEAIRKFGYKYIYVQGIFDEEMNVYNESPQGELSPRFRLLDQVIDFILEVGTMPWIELSRTPRELIDSPENEFYGGYVQLPTDLEKWSVFIESVLLHFIKRYGFECVNKWRMSIFPGLYISYGVFTLSEYLDYYEATYNEIRKNLPDIMICGGTFDVRLLLSSTSEKDRNLLTSFLKITKNKGILPDILGIQCFHSDFATTEISDAERLIVDEKRTKNPVLLTTDADSLSNDIESLKRIQEEADTEIPMAFVYWNSTMWNKDLGNDTCYKSAFLIKNVTENCNKLDTLSYSTYYDGETEQPLFGGNFCIMAAGRIPKPVYHALTFLKKIEGEDIISSGYGYMVTKNHITDDFHILLYNYCHYDPDLSLNEIIAREEQLTIDRYYAFEDKGPLNVSVTLEGMRPGKWLRENYIVSRSCGSSFDVWKEMGAPEFLTEAQREYIVGTSVPGYSMLHQHVLADIPATFYEILTPHEVRLISFTFEAE, encoded by the coding sequence ATGAGCGGAATAACTATCGATACAGTAAAATACAAATACGATCATTATGAAGAAGGAGTTCAGATTCATGAGGATATGGAGATACTCTATATTCTTTCCGGAAGGATGGCGGTTTTTAATGATGAACGGAACTTTGTCCTGGGGACAGAAGATTTTATAGTGATAAATCCTTTTGAACGCCATGAGATGTATAGGGACAAGGGATGTCATGCCTTTTCCTTATTTATACCGCTGGATATACTCATTAGCTACAATGTGGGACAGATAGGCTGCTGTAGTACCATTTCCGGGAAGAATGTCAGTTATTATCCTGCGATAAGAAAGCATCTGGCTCAGGTTGTAAGGTATCTTCTTCAACACTCACATGAGCAAAATGATATGTTTGCCGAGAGTAACCTATTGCAGTTCCTTGCCATACTAAAAACGTATTTTCCGGGTGAATCTGAGGTCTTAAAAAACAGAAAAGACCTTGCGCCTATTCTGTTATTTATACATGAGAGATACAGGAATCAGATATCAGCGCAAAGGGTTGCGGATCATTTTCATTTTTCTCAGGGATATTTCTCGAAGTATTTTGAAAAAAGTATTGGAAAGCCTTTTTCTGTTTATATCAGGGATTTAAGACTTCTGCATGCCAGAAATCTTCTAATGACTTCTGATAAGCAGATTATTGATATTGCCGCAGACAGTGGCTTTGATAATGTAAATACATTTATTTCTAATTTCAGGGATAAATATGGGATGACTCCGGCAAAATATAGGAAAAGCGGAGTACAGGTTGTCTTTGATGTAGATGAAAGAAATCTTCTTGATGAGAAAAACAGCAGGACACAGTTGTATTCCCTGCTTAGACACGCATCTGATTCAGAAACGGGAAATACAGTAAATAATCAGAGAAATATGGAAATAGTATGTGATGTTAATAAGGATAGGATAGATACTATATCTGAATCTGCGTTTATCATGCTCAATATGGGTTACGCCATAGGCCTAATGGACAAAGAAAATCAGATAGCTGCGTCTGAAGCAATAAGAAAATTTGGGTATAAATATATCTATGTCCAGGGCATTTTTGACGAGGAAATGAATGTTTACAATGAATCTCCCCAAGGAGAGCTTTCGCCACGTTTCCGTCTTTTGGATCAGGTAATTGATTTTATACTCGAAGTAGGAACAATGCCCTGGATAGAGCTGTCCAGAACTCCCAGAGAACTGATAGACAGTCCGGAAAATGAATTTTACGGTGGATATGTCCAGCTCCCTACTGATCTTGAAAAGTGGTCAGTTTTTATTGAATCGGTTCTCCTGCATTTTATCAAGAGATATGGATTTGAATGCGTAAATAAATGGAGAATGAGTATATTTCCCGGGTTATATATTTCCTATGGCGTGTTTACCTTATCAGAATATCTTGATTATTATGAGGCAACATATAATGAGATTAGGAAAAATCTGCCAGATATTATGATTTGCGGAGGCACATTTGATGTCCGGCTGCTCCTTAGTTCAACGAGCGAAAAGGACAGGAATTTACTTACAAGCTTCCTTAAAATCACAAAAAATAAGGGAATCCTGCCAGATATTTTGGGAATACAGTGTTTTCATTCTGATTTTGCAACCACTGAAATATCTGATGCGGAAAGGCTCATAGTTGACGAAAAACGCACTAAAAACCCTGTTTTACTGACTACGGATGCGGACAGTCTTTCAAATGATATAGAAAGTCTTAAAAGGATACAGGAAGAAGCTGATACAGAAATACCAATGGCTTTTGTTTACTGGAACAGTACCATGTGGAACAAGGATCTTGGAAATGACACTTGCTACAAAAGTGCATTTTTAATAAAAAATGTTACAGAGAACTGCAACAAACTTGATACTTTATCATATTCAACCTATTATGACGGGGAAACGGAGCAGCCTTTGTTTGGAGGGAATTTCTGTATTATGGCGGCCGGAAGAATACCTAAGCCGGTATATCATGCTCTTACATTTCTTAAGAAGATAGAGGGAGAAGATATTATTTCCAGTGGATATGGCTATATGGTTACAAAGAACCATATTACAGATGATTTTCACATTCTTCTCTATAATTATTGCCATTATGATCCTGATCTTAGCCTTAATGAGATTATTGCCAGAGAAGAACAGCTTACAATTGACCGGTATTATGCTTTTGAGGATAAAGGCCCGCTAAATGTCAGTGTCACTTTAGAAGGTATGCGGCCAGGTAAGTGGCTCAGGGAAAATTATATAGTGAGCAGGAGCTGCGGATCTTCATTTGATGTCTGGAAAGAAATGGGGGCTCCTGAATTTCTTACAGAGGCCCAGCGGGAATATATAGTTGGGACATCGGTTCCGGGATATAGTATGTTACATCAACATGTGCTGGCTGATATACCTGCCACATTCTATGAAATCCTCACTCCGCATGAGGTAAGGCTTATATCGTTTACATTTGAAGCGGAATAA
- a CDS encoding DJ-1 family glyoxalase III, protein MSDKRAAVLLADGFEEGESLFVVDILRRCGVCADTVSVEGEMVRGSHDIYVKVDCLIGENKFDDYDMVVIPGGMPGAENLRNNPLVVKWVKKFDSEGKYIAAICAGPMVLKEAGITAGRTLTSYPADKYRELFKDSNYVDDNKEMEKMVVVDDNIITSRGPATTLPFAFKLAEVLGGDVEKVKEGILYNAMQKAI, encoded by the coding sequence ATGTCTGATAAGAGAGCAGCAGTATTACTTGCAGATGGATTTGAGGAGGGAGAGTCACTCTTTGTAGTTGATATTCTTAGGAGGTGCGGAGTGTGCGCAGATACTGTATCCGTAGAAGGTGAAATGGTAAGAGGAAGTCATGATATCTATGTAAAAGTGGATTGCCTTATAGGAGAAAACAAATTTGATGATTATGACATGGTGGTCATACCCGGAGGAATGCCCGGAGCAGAGAATCTTAGGAATAACCCACTGGTTGTGAAATGGGTAAAGAAATTTGATTCAGAGGGCAAGTATATAGCTGCTATCTGCGCAGGGCCAATGGTTCTTAAAGAGGCAGGGATAACGGCCGGAAGAACACTTACCTCATATCCTGCGGATAAATACAGGGAGCTGTTTAAAGATAGCAATTACGTTGATGATAATAAAGAAATGGAGAAAATGGTCGTTGTCGATGACAATATTATTACAAGCAGAGGTCCTGCGACCACACTTCCGTTTGCATTCAAGTTAGCAGAAGTACTTGGTGGTGATGTAGAAAAGGTTAAGGAGGGTATTCTATACAATGCAATGCAGAAAGCAATATAA
- a CDS encoding GtrA family protein codes for MTGVINIWDGFSSRHPSASKWIREGGLFIIVSNLITVFKYLMLQFLPDVFAGLPLVDFGWPGKEVTIMGETFKWNILGYDIVHGGLPYFCAYMVAMFVGECINFPIQRNLVFRSGGNIWKQITEYFLAFCFITCIVNSINCIYIAVAGKFVPDYVYNIGTTVLNGGISMVVFFFANKMIFPSK; via the coding sequence ATGACAGGAGTAATAAATATTTGGGATGGTTTTTCATCAAGGCATCCTTCAGCATCGAAATGGATAAGGGAAGGTGGATTGTTTATTATTGTATCCAATCTCATTACAGTATTTAAGTATCTGATGCTTCAATTTTTACCTGATGTATTTGCAGGACTTCCTCTTGTAGACTTCGGATGGCCGGGTAAAGAGGTTACAATTATGGGAGAGACTTTTAAATGGAATATACTTGGATATGATATTGTACACGGTGGACTACCATATTTTTGTGCGTATATGGTTGCCATGTTTGTTGGTGAGTGTATAAACTTTCCCATTCAGCGGAATCTGGTTTTTAGGAGTGGTGGGAATATATGGAAGCAGATTACAGAGTATTTCCTGGCATTCTGCTTTATAACATGTATTGTTAATTCAATAAATTGCATCTATATTGCGGTCGCAGGAAAATTTGTGCCCGATTATGTTTATAACATAGGGACGACCGTATTAAATGGCGGGATTAGCATGGTGGTTTTTTTCTTTGCTAACAAGATGATTTTTCCAAGTAAATAA